The following are encoded together in the Bacillota bacterium genome:
- a CDS encoding P-loop NTPase, whose amino-acid sequence MILAVASGKGGTGKTTVAVNLAITLEKMFPVQLLDCDVEEPDCHLFLRPVLNGEEAVTISVPDIDESRCDGCGRCSEICAFHAILVLGGRVVTFPELCHGCGGCSLFCPSGAISEMPVPIGVVESGKAGEINFVRGRLRIGSALAPPVIKAVKRNAAKQRAAISKASEQKMAIVKGAEQNVTIGGTCGEMGPEGDTVTIIDSPPGTSCPVVNSVAGADFCLLVTEPTPFGLNDLTLAVGMVRELQVPFGVVVNRVGLGESRIIRSYCEQEDIPILLEIPFSREYAGCYARGGLLAEEFPELREAFEGLWLKIGEIVEDERDKGASRY is encoded by the coding sequence ATGATTTTAGCGGTAGCCAGCGGAAAGGGTGGCACAGGCAAGACCACTGTTGCCGTCAATCTGGCGATCACTCTCGAAAAGATGTTCCCCGTTCAACTCCTGGATTGCGATGTGGAAGAGCCTGATTGTCACCTCTTTCTCCGGCCTGTTTTGAATGGGGAAGAGGCTGTGACCATCTCCGTCCCGGATATTGACGAATCCCGCTGTGACGGGTGCGGAAGGTGCTCAGAAATCTGCGCTTTTCATGCCATTCTTGTGTTAGGAGGCAGAGTCGTCACCTTTCCAGAGCTTTGCCACGGATGTGGTGGGTGCAGTCTATTCTGCCCGTCGGGCGCAATCTCGGAGATGCCCGTCCCAATAGGTGTCGTGGAAAGCGGGAAAGCCGGCGAGATCAATTTCGTCCGGGGACGACTTCGGATAGGCTCGGCTCTCGCTCCGCCGGTGATTAAGGCCGTGAAACGGAATGCTGCGAAGCAGAGGGCCGCGATTTCCAAGGCTTCAGAGCAAAAGATGGCGATTGTCAAGGGTGCAGAGCAGAATGTCACGATTGGCGGCACATGCGGCGAGATGGGGCCGGAAGGAGATACTGTTACCATAATCGATTCCCCGCCGGGCACCTCATGTCCTGTGGTGAATTCCGTGGCAGGCGCCGATTTTTGTCTGCTTGTCACCGAGCCTACACCTTTTGGACTAAATGATCTTACCCTGGCGGTGGGTATGGTAAGAGAACTTCAGGTGCCCTTTGGTGTCGTGGTTAATCGCGTAGGATTGGGTGAATCTCGGATAATCAGGTCATATTGCGAACAGGAGGATATACCAATCTTGCTGGAGATCCCATTTAGCCGAGAATATGCTGGTTGTTATGCGCGGGGAGGACTCCTGGCGGAAGAATTCCCCGAGCTCAGGGAAGCATTTGAAGGGCTCTGGCTGAAGATTGGAGAGATAGTCGAAGATGAAAGAGATAAAGGAGCTTCTCGTTATTAG